A window of the Schlesneria paludicola DSM 18645 genome harbors these coding sequences:
- the hemG gene encoding protoporphyrinogen oxidase, with protein MASTENTHRRIAVIGGGLAGLAAAHRLTELAPTTNQPIDITLFEAGARLGGLVGTEQIDGYLVDVGADSFLTNKPAAVGLCRRLGIENRLIPTEPRYRGALVLHQGRPVPVPDGFQLLSPTAIWPILTSPLFSTWGKLRLLMEWTVPRHAHAQGQTPSGDQPTALVDESLADFARRRFGREAFERLIQPLVGGIYTADPERLSLAATMPRFLEMERDYGSLIRAVFAQKAKDRKRQKWTDGQKSDSLESGERSMSSGARYGLFAGLEGGMIDLVRALQSQVESRCQIRLNTRVTFVSTGNIPHSNDVTADPGGYRLALDDDSEQNFDSVIVASTAATTAKILETLDPALSAELRDIEYASSALVVTGHRLSDIRHPLDSFGLVIPQIEHRRILAVSFSSRKFPNRAPEGHVLLRTFVGGALQPELLKLDDDQLRDLVRDELRDIFGVGGTPDFTRVYRYERAMPQYTLGHLERIARIDQRIQQRPGLELAGIAYHGVGVPDVIANAEHAAESLISKRSPRARAH; from the coding sequence ATGGCCTCAACTGAGAACACGCACCGACGAATTGCCGTTATCGGCGGCGGCCTCGCAGGACTGGCCGCTGCACATCGGCTGACGGAACTGGCACCGACAACAAACCAGCCGATCGACATCACGCTGTTCGAAGCGGGCGCCCGGCTGGGTGGTCTGGTCGGTACGGAGCAGATCGATGGATATTTGGTCGATGTGGGTGCCGATTCGTTCCTCACGAACAAACCGGCGGCGGTAGGGCTGTGTCGACGACTGGGAATCGAAAATCGCCTGATCCCCACAGAACCCCGCTACCGCGGAGCTCTCGTACTGCATCAAGGCAGGCCCGTCCCCGTTCCTGATGGATTTCAGTTGCTCAGCCCCACGGCAATCTGGCCGATTCTCACATCGCCACTGTTCTCGACGTGGGGCAAACTTCGTTTGCTGATGGAATGGACCGTCCCCCGACACGCGCACGCTCAGGGTCAAACTCCGTCCGGCGATCAGCCCACCGCCCTGGTGGATGAAAGCCTGGCCGACTTCGCACGTCGGCGGTTTGGCCGCGAAGCGTTTGAACGTTTGATCCAACCGCTTGTGGGAGGCATCTATACGGCGGACCCGGAACGATTGAGTCTCGCTGCAACGATGCCTCGCTTCCTGGAAATGGAACGAGACTACGGCAGTCTGATCCGAGCCGTATTCGCTCAAAAAGCGAAAGACCGGAAACGGCAGAAGTGGACCGATGGCCAAAAGTCCGATTCCCTGGAATCGGGCGAACGGTCGATGTCGAGCGGTGCCAGGTACGGTCTGTTTGCGGGCCTGGAAGGCGGCATGATCGATCTCGTACGGGCCCTGCAATCGCAGGTCGAATCCCGCTGTCAGATTCGGTTGAACACACGCGTCACCTTCGTGTCGACGGGAAACATCCCCCATTCAAACGACGTGACCGCCGATCCTGGTGGCTACCGACTCGCACTCGATGATGATTCGGAACAGAACTTCGATTCCGTCATCGTCGCCAGCACGGCCGCGACGACCGCCAAGATCCTGGAGACACTTGATCCGGCCCTGAGCGCCGAACTGCGGGACATCGAATACGCATCGAGTGCCCTTGTGGTGACGGGCCACCGCCTGAGCGACATCCGGCATCCGCTTGATTCGTTCGGGCTGGTCATCCCGCAGATTGAACACCGGCGAATTCTGGCCGTATCATTCTCAAGTCGCAAATTTCCCAATCGCGCTCCCGAGGGTCATGTGCTGCTGAGAACATTCGTCGGCGGGGCGCTTCAGCCAGAACTACTGAAGCTTGACGATGATCAGCTACGCGATCTGGTCCGCGACGAGTTACGAGACATTTTTGGTGTGGGCGGAACTCCCGATTTCACGCGTGTCTATCGATACGAACGCGCCATGCCGCAGTACACACTCGGACACCTGGAACGGATTGCACGCATTGATCAACGGATTCAGCAGCGACCGGGACTCGAGCTGGCTGGAATTGCCTATCATGGGGTCGGTGTGCCAGACGTCATCGCCAATGCAGAACACGCCGCAGAGTCGCTGATTTCGAAACGAAGCCCCCGGGCCCGAGCACATTGA
- the hemE gene encoding uroporphyrinogen decarboxylase, whose product MLSPALQNCRFLKAARREPTDTTPIWIMRQAGRYLPEYMSVRSKVSFIELCKSPELAAEVTLTAQRVLGVDAAILFADLLPMLEPMGIDLEYAKGEGPVIHNPIRTGAEVDRLQELEDVEALHFVFETVRQIRRDLPGDIPLLGFAGAPFTLASYAIEGGSSRNYVTTKSMMYNDEGAWRTLMERLSRSLIRYLNAQIDAGCQAVQLFDSWAGCLSPDDYRRYVLPYTRQVVEGVHKGTPVINFLTGNPALLPLLRESGGDVIGIDWRVDLGEAWKTVGYDVAVQGNLDPVSLMADLPILKQRAKAVLTAAAGRPGHIFNLGHGVFPEVPPEHVKALVQMVHEMGQHGLN is encoded by the coding sequence ATGCTATCGCCTGCCTTACAGAATTGCCGTTTCCTCAAAGCCGCCCGCCGCGAACCGACTGACACCACGCCGATCTGGATCATGCGTCAGGCAGGTCGTTATCTGCCGGAATACATGTCCGTCCGTAGCAAAGTCTCATTCATCGAACTCTGCAAATCGCCAGAATTGGCCGCCGAAGTCACCCTGACAGCGCAACGCGTGCTGGGTGTCGATGCGGCGATCCTGTTTGCCGACCTGCTGCCGATGCTCGAACCCATGGGCATCGACCTGGAATATGCCAAGGGTGAAGGTCCTGTCATCCATAACCCGATTCGAACCGGGGCCGAAGTCGACCGACTCCAAGAACTCGAAGACGTTGAAGCGCTGCACTTCGTGTTCGAAACGGTCCGCCAGATTCGTCGTGATCTGCCCGGCGACATTCCGCTACTCGGTTTCGCGGGTGCGCCCTTCACCCTGGCTTCGTACGCTATCGAAGGCGGTAGCTCACGAAACTATGTGACCACCAAGTCGATGATGTACAACGACGAAGGCGCGTGGCGAACGCTCATGGAGCGACTCAGCCGCAGCCTGATCCGGTACTTGAACGCGCAAATCGATGCAGGCTGTCAGGCGGTCCAGCTTTTCGACAGTTGGGCCGGATGCTTGTCACCCGATGACTATCGGCGGTATGTCCTGCCCTACACGCGCCAGGTCGTCGAAGGCGTTCACAAGGGGACCCCTGTCATTAACTTCCTCACCGGAAATCCCGCACTGCTGCCGTTGCTGCGCGAATCCGGCGGCGACGTGATCGGCATCGACTGGCGAGTCGATTTGGGCGAGGCCTGGAAAACGGTCGGATACGATGTGGCCGTTCAAGGCAATCTTGATCCCGTGTCGCTGATGGCTGATTTGCCGATTTTGAAGCAGCGAGCCAAAGCCGTGCTGACCGCCGCAGCCGGCCGACCTGGACACATCTTCAACCTGGGCCATGGAGTTTTTCCGGAAGTGCCCCCCGAGCATGTGAAAGCACTCGTGCAAATGGTGCATGAGATGGGACAGCATGGCCTCAACTGA